CTGTATCCAGCGCCAGCGGGAACACCTCATAGCGCAGCTTCTCAGCAGCTTCGTCGGGGTAAAGACGCGACGCCACGCCCAGTTCTCGCACAAGACCACCAAGGCAGTCAGGCTGCATCGTCGCCGGAGCGGTCGACCGACCGGGCGATGTCAAATCGTTGGGATAGAGGCCGGCCTGTGAGGTCGCTCCCCCTGCAATCGCCTTGACCTCCGCATAGCGCTCCGCAGCGCATCCGTGCCCCTCCGCGACGAATTTTTCGTGGGGGACATTCAGCGCCATCCGGTACTCCGGCAACTGCTGCCAGTCGTACCGCGCGCCCGACTTTACTCCTGAACTCCATCGCGACAGTACGTTCCAGGTCACATGGTTATGCAGATCAATGAGTCCAGGGTAGATAGTACCGTCGGTCTCGATCACCTTTGAGCCCGGAGGCAGAACAAGATCCGCGCCGATGGCCGTGATCTTCCCAGCTTCGATCAGCACGGTTGCATGGTCGACCGGGCCGGAAGGCGTAACCACCGTTCCGCGAAGCGCAAGATGCTGCGCCTGCGCGTGGCAAGCCCATACACAGAATGAGAGCACGGCAGCGGCAACGCTCAAATTTGGACGCAAAGGGAAGCTCCTCTTATCAATCACCTGCTCACGTAACTTCCCTTTGTCATTCCCTAGGGAATCTGCGTCTCCAGCCTCTCTACCCGTCACATCAAAATCAGCGAACCTGGGGAAAACCAAGGTCAACCTTGCTCGTCCCAGGGTCAGGCCAACGGCTCGTGACCACCTTGCCGCGCGTGTAGAACTGAATACCCTCCGGGCCATACATATGCAGGTCGCCGAAGAGCGAAGACTTCCATCCACCAAAGCTATACGAGGAAACCGGGACAGGAATCGGCACGTTGATGCCGACCATGCCCACCTCGACATCGAACTGAAACTGCCGCGCCGCGCCCCCGTTCTGCGTGAAGATCGCCGTGCCGTTACCGAACTCGTTTTCGTTGATGATCTTCAACCCCTCGGCATAGGTCTCGACGCGAACGACGCTCAACACAGGCCCAAAGATCTCTTCGTTATAGCAGCGCGTTCCCGGCGCAACGTTGTCGATCAGCGAAGCTCCAAGAAAGAACCCGTCACCCTTCGACGCAGACTCTTCCCGTCCATCGACGGTAACCGTAGCACCATCGGCAATCGCCGAGTCAAGAAATCCCGCCACGCGATCCCTTTGCTCACGAGTCACCAGCGGCCCCATCTCGCTCCCCTGTTCGAGCCCCGGCCCGACCTTGATCTTCGGAATGCGCTTGCGAATCGCAGCAACTAGTGGATCAGCGACGCTACCGACAGCAACGATCACCGAAATAGCCATGCAACGCTGCCCTGCTGCACCATACGCGGCAGATACGGCAGCATCGGCCGCAGCTTCGACATCAGCATCAGGCAGAACCAGCATGTGGTTCTTCGCCCCGCCCAAAGCCTGCACTCGCTTACCGTTGCGCGTGCCTGTCTCGTAGATATAACGCGCAATCGGAGTCGAGCCGACAAAGCTGATCGCCCGGACATCAGGATGCGCGAGCAACCGGTCAACAGCAACACGGTCGCCCATCAGCACATTCAGCACGCCATCGGGAACTCCCGCCTGCTGCGCCAGCTCCGCAAGGAACAGGCTCGCCGAAGGCACCTTCTCGGATGGCTTCAGGATAAAGGCATTCCCGCAGGCGATTGCGTTTGCGAGCATCCACAACGGCACCATCACCGGGAAGTTGAAAGGAGTGATTCCCGCCACAACTCCGAGCGGCTGGCGAAGCTGGTAGACATCGACCCCCGTGCTTGCCTGCTCCGAGTAACTTCCCTTCAACAGATTCGAGATGCCACATGCGAACTCTACATTTTCAAGTCCCCGAGCAACTTCACCCCGAGCATCGGCCAGGGTCTTGCCATTCTCCGTTGCGACAATCTCTGCAAGCCGCTCGCGGTTCGCGTCGATCAGCCCGCGCAGCTTGAACATAATCTCTGCCCGCCGGGAGAGCGGTGTCGCGCGCCATGCTGGAAACACCGACTTGGCAACTGCAACCGCATGATCAACGTCCTCAACCGAGGCGAAGTTGACCTCGGCGATCTGCTGTCCGGTTGCCGGGTTCCACACCGGACCCGTGCGGCCCGACACGCTTTCGCTGGAGACGCCGCCGATGCGGTGATTAATGAGAAGCGCTTGTGAGACGGACTGGGGCATGGACTTCCTCCGGATTGTTGCGGCTGTGCTGGAGCGCTTCGTCGACGAGGGCAAGTCCCCGTTCAATGATGTCGAGTCCCTCAGCGAGTTGCTGCTGCGTGATGACCAGTGGCGGGCACACCCACAGCATGTTGAATCGGGTGAATGCGTAAAGATGCTGCGACTTCAGATAGGTGGCCAGCTTTGCCATCTCGGCGCTCGTGCCGTTGAAGGGAGCAAGCGGCTCCTTGGTAGCCTTATCCTTCACAAGTTCAATGACACTGAAGAGGCCGATGGAACGGACATCCCCAACACAGTCGAACCTGTTCCTGATCGCAGTCAGGCGATCAGAGAGGTAAACGCCTTGCGTATCGACATTCTCGAAGATCGCCTCTTCTTCATAGACAGCAAGATTCGCGTTGGCCGCAGCACAAGAAACAGGATGACCGCTATAGGTAAGGCCGCCATAAAGCATATGCGTCTCGAAGTATTGCGCAATCGCATCGGAGACGATGACCGTGCCCAGCGGCATGTATCCGCTGGTTAGCCCCTTCGCTGCTGTGACAATGTCCGGCTTGATGCCGTAGTGCTGCGTGGCCAGATACTTGCCCGTGCGACCGAAGCCGCTCATCACTTCGTCATCAATCAACAGGATGCCGTACTTATCGCAGAGAGAACGCAACTTCGGATAGTAGTCATCCGGCGGGACAAGAATGCCGTTCGACCCGGTGATGCCTTCAACCATGATGGCAGCGATCTCGTTCGGCCCTTCCATCTGGATGATCTCTTCGATGTGCGAGACGCACTCGCGATGGCAGGTCTCGACCTTCTGACCAAACGGACAGCGATAGCAGTAAGGATCGAAGGCCCGCACTACGCCTGGAATGCCGGGCTCTACCGGCCAGCGGCGCGGATCGCCAGAGGCCGTCATCGATCCCATCGTCGCGCCGTGATAGGAACGATAGCGCGTGATGATCTTGTTGCGGCCCGTGAAGAGTCGAGCGATCTTCATCGCGTTCTCGTTAGCTTCAGAGCCACCGAGTGTGAAGAACGCCTTCGCAAGTCCCGTCACTTCCGCGAGCTTCTTACCCAGAACCCCACGCGGCTCCGTCGCAAATCCAGGCCCGGCAAAGCAAAGCTGATCCACCTGCTTCTTAATCGCGTCAAGCACCTTGGGATGCTGGTGGCCAACATTCATGTTGATGAGCTGCGCGCTGAAGTCCAGCCAGCGATTGTCATCGCCATCCCAGAAGTAAACACCCTCAGCGCGCTTCATCAGCATCGGGTTTGCCGCGCCCTGTACCGACCACGAAAATAACGTGTAGTCGCGATTCTCCTGAACGATCTCCTGCGATGTGCGTTCAGCCTGTTGGATTACTTCAATCTCTATCATCTGCGTGCTCATACGCGACGCTCCTTCTCGATGCGGGATGTTGGTCTTTCAGAGGCCGTCAACTGTGGATGACTCGAACGCAGCAGAGCGAACGCGACCAGGAAACCGAGCTTGCGCGAGGGGTCGTCAAGCGAGCCGAGCAGGCCCGTAAGCTGATCGAGTCGGTAATAGACGCTCTGGCGGCGGACGCCCAGGTTGCGCGCTGCTGCAGCTATATTGAACTGCGCGTCAAGAAGCGCTTCAAGCGTGACGAGCAGAGTCGTGCGCGGACGCGGCGGTAGCGACAGCAAAGGCCCAAGCTCGCGCTGCAAAAACTGCCGGTCGCGGCCCGTCTCGATCAATGAATTGAGGATCGTGTCAAGCGTCGTTTCAAGTCCGTGGCTTGGCGTGGGCCGAAGAATCTCCTGGTGCGCCGCCCGCGTCAGCTCACGGAAACTAACCTCAGTCCTGAAGACAACGATGGGAAAGTTGAGTTCCCGAGCGGTCTCAAGAAGCTCCGAGGGAACCTCCGTAATCCACTGCACGAGTTCGAGGCCCAAGGCACGGATTCCAGCCTTCGACAGGCCCCGAATGTAGGCTCTTCTCGTTGCTGAACTCACCCGCATCAACTCGAGGCCAGTGCTCAGCAGAAGTTCGCCACCCGAAAGAAATCGCCAGATGTCCATGATCTCCGAGACGTGGACCCATGTCACCGGCTGGTCGATCTGCGCGCCTCCGCAGATCAACTCCGCGCTGCGAAACGCGGGGAGGTTCAGTACCGTCTCAAGCGACGGCAGCGCCGTTCCCTGGCGGAACGCCCCGCGCGTGCTTGAGTCGATCGCTACAGGCTGCCGCTCTAAAGCAGCGCGATTCACATTCATTGGCCCTCCATCCATGCAAGCGTCTTCGTTGCAAGTCGATCGAATGCTTCAACAGCCAAGACGAGATCTTCCTTGCGTGTGTCCTCAATCTTGTTGTGGCTGATGCCGCGCAACGATTGCACGAACATCATCACGGTCGGAATTCCCACTCGCGCGACCTCGGCCGCGTCATGCAGCGGCCCCGACGGAAGCCGATACGAAGTCGCGGTCGTCTCGCGAATGGCCCTATCGCAAAGCTCGATCAAGTCAGGATGAAACGGTACCGGCTCAATGCTCCAGATGCGCGACCACTTCACCGAACAACGCTCTTCTCCGGCGAATCGCTCGCTTGCCTCCTGCGCCTCGCGCAGCATCGTGGCCAAGAAATCTGCATCGAGATCGCGCTGGTCCAGCGTCACCTCGCATCGCCCCACAACAGCGGTCACGATTCCAGGAAAGGTCTTGACGCTGCCCATCGTGCAGACGGCATCGGCATGCTTGCCCGCGATCGCGCGCAGTTCCAGCGCAAGCTTTGCTGCGGGTGCTAGCGCATCGCGACGATCCCCCATGGGCGTCGAACCCGAGTGTGCCTCCTGTCCTTCGAAGTTGATCGCATACCGCTCCACGCCCTTGGTCCCGAGAACGACTCCAAGCGGAAGCCCGAGTCGCTCCAGCACTGGCCCCTGCTCAATATGAAGCTCAAGATATGCGGCGATGTCGTCCCGTTCACTCGTAGCATCGCCAATGCGTTCGATGTCAATGCCGCTGGCCCGAAGCGCCTCTTCAAGCGTGACCCCATCGCGATCTGTGCGCACTCGATCAGCAGCGATACTGTGCGTCCCTGCGAACGCCGAAGACCCAAACAAGCTGCGGCCAAACCGTGCGCCTTCTTCATCGGCCCAATCCACAAGCTTCACGGTGAACGGCGGCTTGCCGTCGTAGGTTTCCGCAAGTCCACGCAGCACCCCAAGCCCAGCTATCACGCCGAGGCATCCATCAAGCCATCCGCCGTTCGGCACCGAATCGAGATGACTGCCGATGACCAGCGACCGCTTCGAAGCGCCCTGGATTGTGACCCAGACATTCCCTGCCGCGTCTATATGCCTTTGCACAGGAAGACCGTCGAGCTTCGCCCCGAACCAATCCCGTGCCTTCTGCCACGTCGGAGTGAACGCAACGCGCTGCGCGCCGTTCTCATCGGCGGTGAGCGCGCGGAGCTCTTCGAGGTCGGCAATCACTTGCATCGGGTCTGCGGGCACGGAACTCCTCGTTAGCGGATCAGTCTAGTGGATATGTATACCGTGCGTCTCGCGATACTTCGCCATCGCATCCCAGTCTTCGGTCACGGCGGGCTCGTTGCGCGAGATCTCGTCCCATGTGGTCGACGCGCGCTCCGGCGCCACTTCAACCATCTCGATGCAGTTGTCGACCGGGCACACGTTATAGCAGAGCCTGCATCCAACGCAATCCGCCTCACGCACGACGGGATGCGCACGCGTCCCCACGGCCTCATGCTTGCCATTCGAACGAACGTCGTAGGAGTAAGGCTGCACAATCTCACCCACAGGCGAGACCAGGTCGATGCACTGGTGAGTCGTGTCGTTGCAGGCAACGTAGCAGAGGTTGCACTTGATGCACGCCTCCTGATCAATCCGCGCCACGGCCTTGAAGGCAAGGTCGAAGTGCTTGAACTCCGAGACCCGGTTCAGGCTCTTACCAACCACATCATCGATCGTCGCGTAGCCCTTCTCATCCATCCAGTTCGAAAGCCCATTGCAAAGATCTTCGATGATTCGAAAGCCGTAGTGCATCACGGCCGTGCACACCTGCAAACTCGTCGCGCCCAGCAGCAGGAACTCCGCAGCATCCTGCCACGTCGAGATACCGCCCATGCCTGAGATAGGCAAACCGGAGTTCATCACCTTCTCATCCGCGCCGAGCGAAGCAAGCATGTTCAACGCGATCGGCTTCACCGCCGGCCCCGCGTAGCCGCCATGGCCTCCCTTGCCGCCAATGCTAGGCGTGATCGCAAGCGTATCCAGATCGACGCCCACAATGGAGTTGATCGTATTGATCAGCGAGAGAGCATTGGCCCCGGCATTGATCGCGGAGTGCGCGGGAACGACGACGTTCGTAATGTTCGGTGTCAGCTTCACGATGACCGGGATGGTGGCTGCACTCATCGCCCATCCCGTGATCTGTTCGCAATACTCCGGCACCTGCCCGACAGCGGAGCCCATGCCCCGTTCGCTCATGCCGTGCGGGCATCCAAAGTTCAGCTCGATCCCATCCGCGCCTGTGTCCTGGATCTGCATTACGATCTTCTTCCACGCCTCGGCCTTCGGCTCGACCATCGCCGAGACGACGACAGCGCGATCAGGCCAAGCCCGCTTTACCTCGGCGATCTCACGCAGGTTTACATCGAGCGGCCGGTCGGAGATAAGCTCAATATTGTTGATCGCCAGCATCCGCTGTCCGCCATAGTGCCACGCACCGTAGCGGTTCGAGATATTCAGCACCGGCGCGCCAATCGTCTTCCACACCGCGCCGCCCCAGCCCGCCTCGAAGGCGCGATGGACCTGCATGCCGGAGTTCGAAGGCGGCGCGGAGGCCAGCCAGAAAGGGTTCGGCGACTTGATGCCTGCAAAGTTGATGCTCAGATCGGCCATGATTCGTTATGCTCCTGCCACTGCGGTTTCGATCTGTGCCAGTCGCGCGTGCAACGCCTGCGCGGCCATCTTGCCATCCTGCACGGCCATCACCGTCGAAGCCTCACCTCGATGACGAATGCAGTCGCCGATCGCAAAGACCCCCGCGATGCTCGTCTCAAAGCCCTCATCGACGGCAATGTACCCATTCGCCGTCTTCAATCCCAGCGCCGTTGCGATAGAAGGCTTCTGCTGGCCAATAGCCTTCACAATCTGGTCCGCCTCAATCACAAACTCGCTGCCTGGGACCGGCGTCGATGTGGCCCGTCCTGACGCGTCCGGCGCTCCAAGCCGCATCTGCACACAACGAAGACCCGTAACTGCGCCAGCCTCAAGGATCGTCTCCACAGGCTGCGCGAGGAAGCGGAACTCGATGCCCTCCTTCATAGCGAACTCCACCTCATGCGGATAGGCCGTCATCTCCCTCTCGCTGCGCCGGTAGACGATGGTGACTCGTTC
This Granulicella aggregans DNA region includes the following protein-coding sequences:
- a CDS encoding aminotransferase class III-fold pyridoxal phosphate-dependent enzyme, producing MSTQMIEIEVIQQAERTSQEIVQENRDYTLFSWSVQGAANPMLMKRAEGVYFWDGDDNRWLDFSAQLINMNVGHQHPKVLDAIKKQVDQLCFAGPGFATEPRGVLGKKLAEVTGLAKAFFTLGGSEANENAMKIARLFTGRNKIITRYRSYHGATMGSMTASGDPRRWPVEPGIPGVVRAFDPYCYRCPFGQKVETCHRECVSHIEEIIQMEGPNEIAAIMVEGITGSNGILVPPDDYYPKLRSLCDKYGILLIDDEVMSGFGRTGKYLATQHYGIKPDIVTAAKGLTSGYMPLGTVIVSDAIAQYFETHMLYGGLTYSGHPVSCAAANANLAVYEEEAIFENVDTQGVYLSDRLTAIRNRFDCVGDVRSIGLFSVIELVKDKATKEPLAPFNGTSAEMAKLATYLKSQHLYAFTRFNMLWVCPPLVITQQQLAEGLDIIERGLALVDEALQHSRNNPEEVHAPVRLTSASH
- a CDS encoding M20 family metallo-hydrolase, which translates into the protein MPADPMQVIADLEELRALTADENGAQRVAFTPTWQKARDWFGAKLDGLPVQRHIDAAGNVWVTIQGASKRSLVIGSHLDSVPNGGWLDGCLGVIAGLGVLRGLAETYDGKPPFTVKLVDWADEEGARFGRSLFGSSAFAGTHSIAADRVRTDRDGVTLEEALRASGIDIERIGDATSERDDIAAYLELHIEQGPVLERLGLPLGVVLGTKGVERYAINFEGQEAHSGSTPMGDRRDALAPAAKLALELRAIAGKHADAVCTMGSVKTFPGIVTAVVGRCEVTLDQRDLDADFLATMLREAQEASERFAGEERCSVKWSRIWSIEPVPFHPDLIELCDRAIRETTATSYRLPSGPLHDAAEVARVGIPTVMMFVQSLRGISHNKIEDTRKEDLVLAVEAFDRLATKTLAWMEGQ
- the preA gene encoding NAD-dependent dihydropyrimidine dehydrogenase subunit PreA, translated to MADLSINFAGIKSPNPFWLASAPPSNSGMQVHRAFEAGWGGAVWKTIGAPVLNISNRYGAWHYGGQRMLAINNIELISDRPLDVNLREIAEVKRAWPDRAVVVSAMVEPKAEAWKKIVMQIQDTGADGIELNFGCPHGMSERGMGSAVGQVPEYCEQITGWAMSAATIPVIVKLTPNITNVVVPAHSAINAGANALSLINTINSIVGVDLDTLAITPSIGGKGGHGGYAGPAVKPIALNMLASLGADEKVMNSGLPISGMGGISTWQDAAEFLLLGATSLQVCTAVMHYGFRIIEDLCNGLSNWMDEKGYATIDDVVGKSLNRVSEFKHFDLAFKAVARIDQEACIKCNLCYVACNDTTHQCIDLVSPVGEIVQPYSYDVRSNGKHEAVGTRAHPVVREADCVGCRLCYNVCPVDNCIEMVEVAPERASTTWDEISRNEPAVTEDWDAMAKYRETHGIHIH
- a CDS encoding CoA-acylating methylmalonate-semialdehyde dehydrogenase, with product MPQSVSQALLINHRIGGVSSESVSGRTGPVWNPATGQQIAEVNFASVEDVDHAVAVAKSVFPAWRATPLSRRAEIMFKLRGLIDANRERLAEIVATENGKTLADARGEVARGLENVEFACGISNLLKGSYSEQASTGVDVYQLRQPLGVVAGITPFNFPVMVPLWMLANAIACGNAFILKPSEKVPSASLFLAELAQQAGVPDGVLNVLMGDRVAVDRLLAHPDVRAISFVGSTPIARYIYETGTRNGKRVQALGGAKNHMLVLPDADVEAAADAAVSAAYGAAGQRCMAISVIVAVGSVADPLVAAIRKRIPKIKVGPGLEQGSEMGPLVTREQRDRVAGFLDSAIADGATVTVDGREESASKGDGFFLGASLIDNVAPGTRCYNEEIFGPVLSVVRVETYAEGLKIINENEFGNGTAIFTQNGGAARQFQFDVEVGMVGINVPIPVPVSSYSFGGWKSSLFGDLHMYGPEGIQFYTRGKVVTSRWPDPGTSKVDLGFPQVR
- a CDS encoding PucR family transcriptional regulator, which codes for MNVNRAALERQPVAIDSSTRGAFRQGTALPSLETVLNLPAFRSAELICGGAQIDQPVTWVHVSEIMDIWRFLSGGELLLSTGLELMRVSSATRRAYIRGLSKAGIRALGLELVQWITEVPSELLETARELNFPIVVFRTEVSFRELTRAAHQEILRPTPSHGLETTLDTILNSLIETGRDRQFLQRELGPLLSLPPRPRTTLLVTLEALLDAQFNIAAAARNLGVRRQSVYYRLDQLTGLLGSLDDPSRKLGFLVAFALLRSSHPQLTASERPTSRIEKERRV